The Desulfurellaceae bacterium genome contains the following window.
CGTTGACCAGGATGTTGTCCTTGGCCAGCTCGTCGGCCAGGGTCTTGGTCAGGCTGATGACGGCCGCCTTGGTGGTGTTGTAGTCGATCAGGCCGGCGCTGGGCTGTTTGCCGAAGACCGACGAAATGTTGATGATCCGGCCCCAGCGCTGTTGGCGCATGGCCGGCAGGGCCAGCCGCGAGCAGCGGATGACGCTGAACAGGTTGACATCGAGATTGTCCTGCCACTCGTCGTCGGACAGATCGAGCGCCTGGCTGAGGTGGTACCAGCCGGCGTTGTTGATCAGGATATCAACCTTGCCGAAACGCTCCTGGGTTTTTTCAAACAGAGTATTGATATCGGCCGCCTTGCTCACATCGGCCTGGACCGCCAGGGCCTGAGGGCCGAGTTTGGCGGCGGTTTGCTCCAGCTGCTCGGCGCCCCGGGCGCAGATCGCCACCTGCGCGCCCTCCTGAACCAGAGACTCGGCCATTGCCTGGCCGAGGCCGTAGCTGGCTCCGGTAATGATCGCCACCCGTCCTGTCAGACCAAGATCCATGCTGTGTCCTCCTGTGGTGCTCTGTCTGGTGGGAAGGCGTCTCGCCTTCCGTCGTCAGCTTGGGGTGTGCTGTAGCACGACGGCCAAAAGAAGCAAGAGAAACACTCGCCCCTGCCTGGGGGTCGTTTTCCCCTCCAGCCATCACTGCTACCCTGTGGCGCGAGTCCATCACCTAGAGAGAGGAACACGTATGAAGGAATTTGCTGATCGAGTTGCCGTTGTCACCGGAGCCGCCAGCGGGATTGGTCGAGCCCTGGCCGGGCGCTTTGCCGCCGCACAGATGAAAGTCGTGCTGGCCGATGTCGAGGCCGAGGCGCTGCGGGCTGCCGAGCACGAGCTGAAGGCGCAGGGCGCGCAGGCTCTGGGTGTCGTGACCGATGTGTCCAAGGCCGACCAGGTCGAAAGCCTGGCCCGGCGCGCCGTGGACGCCTTTGGCGGCGTGCATATTGTGTGCAACAACGCGGGCGTTGGCGCGGGCGGTATCACTTGGAGTCATCCGCTCAAGGATTGGGAATGGGTGATGGGCGTCAACCTGTGGGGTGTGATTCACGGCGTGCGGACCTTCGTGCCCATCATGCTGGAGCAGGGCACCGACGGCCATATCGTCAATACGGCTTCCATGGCCGGGCTGGTGTCGGGGCCGTTCATGAGCATCTACGATGTGACCAAACACGGGGTGGTGACCCTGTCCGAGTCGCTCCACTACGAACTCATGATGCAGGCTGCACCGGTCAAGGTGTCGGTTCTGTGCCCGGGCTTTGTCAGGACCAACATCCTCGACTCCGAGCGCAACCGGCCGTCCGAGTTGCAGACCCCCGAGCAGGAGCTGGACGAAGCCGGCCAAGCCATGGGCCAGACCTTCCGGCAGTTTATCGAGCAGGGCATGCCGCCGGCCGAGCTGGCCGAAAAGGTCTTTGCCGCCGTCCAGGACGAAAAGTTCTACATCCTGCCCCACCCGGAACTGCTGGAGACGGTGCGTTTGCGCATGGAAGACATTCTGGAGCAGCGCAACCCGACGCTGGCCATGCCGGGCTTTTTCGGCGCGTCCGGGAGCTGATAACGAATACGGCAATGGACGAGGCAAAAAACTGGACTACCATCGCCGAATCGCGCTTTCCGTGGGAACGTGAAGCGCTGGAGTTCGTGCGCCAGCGGTTTCCCTCCCATGAGCCGTATCGAGCTTGGTCAAACTTTGAGTTCATTGCCGACGACGGCAGTATCAATGAAGTTGATTTGCTTGTCTTCTCGCCACAGGGCTTTTTTCTGATTGAGATCAAGAGCCGCCCGGGCCGTTTATCCGGTGACGCCGGGACCTGGATCTGGGAGACCGACAATAGGCGATTGACAACTGATAATCCATTGATCGCGGCCAACACCAAAGCCAAAAAGCTTGCCGCGCTGTTGCAGCGCCAGAAAGTCAGCAGGAAAAAGGGACGCTTACCCTATCTCGAAACCTTGGTGTTCTGCTCCGCGCCCGAGCTTCAATGCGGGTTGCAGGGCACGGCACGCTACCACGTCTGTCTGCGTGACCGAGACAAAGAGGCCGGTAGGCCAGACCGGCCCGGTATCATGGCCGCAATCCGGGGGCGTAAATGTCCGGGTCTTGATCGTCAGCCCAGAGGCACCCACGATAGGCCGACCGCAAAGACCGTTAGCCAAGCGCTTGAGCAGGCTGGCATTCGGCCCTCGCAGCGCCAGCGGCGGGTCGGTGACTATATCCTGGATGAGATTGTCGCAGACGGACCGGGCTATCAAGACTGGCGGGCAAGTCATGCCCAAATCCCTGAGACGCAGCGCTGGGTACGACTGTATCAGGTGCGGGCTGAGGCGTCGGAAGAGGATCGGCAGAAAATCGAGCGGGCGGCCAAACGGGAGTTTCAACTCCTTGAGATGCTCCAGCATCCAGGCATTCTGCGTACGCACGGTTTCACTCCGCACGAACTCGGCCCCGCCATTATTTTTGAGTACGATGCGTCGTCGGTCCGACTCGACCATTACCTCGCGGCACCCCGAGAGGCGCTAAGTCTTGATCTGGCCTTGGATCTGGCTCGCCAAATAGCCGAAGCGGTTCGTTTTGCCCACGAAAAGAAAGTCATCCACCGTGGGCTAAGCCCACAAAGTATTTTCGTGATCGCACCGAACTCTGCTCAGCCACGGATCAAGATACTTAATTGGCAGGTCGGCTCTCGGCTCGGCAGCAGTTCAGCTGACGTTTCACGAGAGATAACACCAACATCGCATATTGACCGCTTCGTCGAAGATGCCCGGATGGCGTATCTGGCGCCAGAAGCACTCACAGATGAGGCGACTATTGGCGAGTACATGGATGTCTTCTCGCTTGGTGCGATTGCCTACCATCTGTTCTCAGGGGTTGCCCCGGCCGCCAGCAGCCTTGAGCTGCACGAAAAACTGCGGGAAACCAAAGGACTTCAGATCAGCTCTGTCCTCAATGGCGCCAGCGAAGAACTCCAGATTCTCATTCAGTACAGCACCCATCCCGAGGTCATGGAGCGTATCGACTCAGCGGCCGACTTTTTGGCCTATCTGGAGGCGGTCGAAGATGACCTCACCACCCCTGCCGACGACGCCATTGATGATCCCAATCGAGCCCAAAAAGGAGACCGCCTTGCCGGGAACTTCACCGTCCTCAAGCGTCTCGGTCAGAGAGCGTCTTCCGTCGCTTTGCTTGTCGAACGTGATAGCCAAGAGTTTGTCCTCAAACTTGCCAGCGACCCCGAGCATAATACTCGTCTCCGGGATGAGGCCGAGGTGCTGCAAAAACTGCGTCACCCTCACCTCGTTGAGTACGCCGAGGTGCTCGAATTGGGCGACCGCGTCGCGATTCTGCTCCGACCAGTGCTCGCCGACCGGGAAACGCGTCGGGTCGAAACCCTCGGCGAGCGGCTCCGTAAGGAGGGGCGGCTGTCAATAGACCTCCTCCAGCGGTTTGGTGAAGATCTCCTTGGGGTTGTGAATTTTTTGGAGGAACAGGGGATTTCGCACCGCGACATCAAGCCCGACAATATCGCCGTTGGTAATGTCGGCAGCGGCTCCCGCCTGCATCTGGTGCTGTTCGATTTTTCGCTCTCTCGCGCCCCCGCCGACAATATCCGAGCCGGTACGACGAGCTATCTCGATCCGCTCCTGCCGCTGCGCAAACCACCCCGCTGGGATCTGCACGCGGAGCGTTACGCCGCAGCCATGACACTGCATGAACTGGCCACCGGCACGCTGCCCCAGTGGGGGGACGGCAAGACCGATCCTTCGCTTCTTGACTGTGAGATTACGCTCGATGCCGAACTGTTTGACTCCAGTCTGCGAGATGGCCTAACCGCGTTCTTCCAAGCGGCCTTTCGTCGTAACCCGGCCGAGCGGTTTGATAACGCTGAGGACATGCTGCGGACCTGGCGGCAGGCTTTTGAAGGGGTGGAGCAGTCCCAGTTGGTCGCTGATCTTGACGACGAAGAAACGCTCCGTCAGCGCCTCGCTGGAGTGGCGCCCGATACCCGCATCTCAGAGCTTGCTTTGGGAACCCTCGCCAGCAACGTCCTTGATCGGGAAAACATCCTGACTGTCGAAGACCTGTTGAGCGTTCCTTTGCGTAAGTTGCAGCGACTGCGGGGCGTCGGCAATAAGACCCGACGCGATATTGCGACGCTTATCAAAATCCTCCGCGAACAGCCCGACAGCCCGTCGATTGCCGACAGTCTGGACAGCCTGGCAGACGAGCCGGTGCCCCCTACAGCGCCGATTGAGTATGGCTTGCTGAGCGTGGATCTATTGGCTCGCCGCATCACCAGTGGCGGAACACGGGATGACGAGACAAGCCGGCGGTCCGTGCGAGCCCTGCTGGGCCTCGATTCTCAGTTAGGCGACGCGTGGCCGAGTCAGTCTGACGTTGGGCGACATCTGAAGATGTCGCGAGCACAGGTTGGGCAACGGCTCGGCAAATTCTTCATACGCTGGTCTAAAGAGCCCGCGCTGACCAAGCTGCGGAGCGATATGGTAGACATACTGACTCATGCCGGCGGAGTGATGGTTGTCACCGAACTGGCCGAGGCGCTGCTGCTGGCCCGTGGTTCCTCTCGGGACGAACCGCTGCGCACCCAGCTTGCGCTGGCAGTGGCACGCTCGGGTATCGAAGCTGAGCAGACAAAAAAAGCGCCACGGTTTGCCGTGCGACGCGACCCCGAGCGCGTGCTGGTGGCAGTCAGCCAAGAGTTGGCCGCGTATGCCAGCCGTCTCGGCAATCAGGCAGATTCACTTGCTAAGGAGGACCCGCTCGTTTCTCCGGCTTGGGTCTTGGAGCGACTCCGGAAGATTCAGCCTCCGACCGGGGCTCCGACCTTGTCTGATTCTCGCCTCGTGCAGCTGGCGGCGGCGGCTTCGCGGCACGCAGCGGTATCCAGCCGTCAGGAGTTATACCCGCGCGGAATGGATGCCGCGCGAGCGCTCAAGCTGTCGCAAGGCGCCTTGTATGTCGGCAAGCTTAGCGTGCAGGAGCTGCATGCCCGGGTGCAGAGCCGGTATCCAGAGGCGGCAAAGCTGCTTGACCGCCCAGAGCTGGACGCCGTGCTGCGCGATGCAGGATTACATTTTGAGT
Protein-coding sequences here:
- a CDS encoding SDR family oxidoreductase; the encoded protein is MDLGLTGRVAIITGASYGLGQAMAESLVQEGAQVAICARGAEQLEQTAAKLGPQALAVQADVSKAADINTLFEKTQERFGKVDILINNAGWYHLSQALDLSDDEWQDNLDVNLFSVIRCSRLALPAMRQQRWGRIINISSVFGKQPSAGLIDYNTTKAAVISLTKTLADELAKDNILVNAVCPGPVRTPLWEGLATTFNPDDPDAMINDFAAANIPLGRFGRPEEIASLVTFLASERSSFITGAAYDIDGGTVKNMG
- a CDS encoding SDR family NAD(P)-dependent oxidoreductase; translated protein: MKEFADRVAVVTGAASGIGRALAGRFAAAQMKVVLADVEAEALRAAEHELKAQGAQALGVVTDVSKADQVESLARRAVDAFGGVHIVCNNAGVGAGGITWSHPLKDWEWVMGVNLWGVIHGVRTFVPIMLEQGTDGHIVNTASMAGLVSGPFMSIYDVTKHGVVTLSESLHYELMMQAAPVKVSVLCPGFVRTNILDSERNRPSELQTPEQELDEAGQAMGQTFRQFIEQGMPPAELAEKVFAAVQDEKFYILPHPELLETVRLRMEDILEQRNPTLAMPGFFGASGS
- the pglW gene encoding BREX system serine/threonine kinase PglW, yielding MDEAKNWTTIAESRFPWEREALEFVRQRFPSHEPYRAWSNFEFIADDGSINEVDLLVFSPQGFFLIEIKSRPGRLSGDAGTWIWETDNRRLTTDNPLIAANTKAKKLAALLQRQKVSRKKGRLPYLETLVFCSAPELQCGLQGTARYHVCLRDRDKEAGRPDRPGIMAAIRGRKCPGLDRQPRGTHDRPTAKTVSQALEQAGIRPSQRQRRVGDYILDEIVADGPGYQDWRASHAQIPETQRWVRLYQVRAEASEEDRQKIERAAKREFQLLEMLQHPGILRTHGFTPHELGPAIIFEYDASSVRLDHYLAAPREALSLDLALDLARQIAEAVRFAHEKKVIHRGLSPQSIFVIAPNSAQPRIKILNWQVGSRLGSSSADVSREITPTSHIDRFVEDARMAYLAPEALTDEATIGEYMDVFSLGAIAYHLFSGVAPAASSLELHEKLRETKGLQISSVLNGASEELQILIQYSTHPEVMERIDSAADFLAYLEAVEDDLTTPADDAIDDPNRAQKGDRLAGNFTVLKRLGQRASSVALLVERDSQEFVLKLASDPEHNTRLRDEAEVLQKLRHPHLVEYAEVLELGDRVAILLRPVLADRETRRVETLGERLRKEGRLSIDLLQRFGEDLLGVVNFLEEQGISHRDIKPDNIAVGNVGSGSRLHLVLFDFSLSRAPADNIRAGTTSYLDPLLPLRKPPRWDLHAERYAAAMTLHELATGTLPQWGDGKTDPSLLDCEITLDAELFDSSLRDGLTAFFQAAFRRNPAERFDNAEDMLRTWRQAFEGVEQSQLVADLDDEETLRQRLAGVAPDTRISELALGTLASNVLDRENILTVEDLLSVPLRKLQRLRGVGNKTRRDIATLIKILREQPDSPSIADSLDSLADEPVPPTAPIEYGLLSVDLLARRITSGGTRDDETSRRSVRALLGLDSQLGDAWPSQSDVGRHLKMSRAQVGQRLGKFFIRWSKEPALTKLRSDMVDILTHAGGVMVVTELAEALLLARGSSRDEPLRTQLALAVARSGIEAEQTKKAPRFAVRRDPERVLVAVSQELAAYASRLGNQADSLAKEDPLVSPAWVLERLRKIQPPTGAPTLSDSRLVQLAAAASRHAAVSSRQELYPRGMDAARALKLSQGALYVGKLSVQELHARVQSRYPEAAKLLDRPELDAVLRDAGLHFEWKATEKKYVSRSFEAVSVSGTSDSFSGSVVEGGEVTPEQADARRFEERLRRGAQEGSFLALVVNPKRYESAGRALSERFPVELVDFEGMFIEALRHKADEAKVDWELVLQADARPYQGDWDSLTRLVEYRAMPLVEERLMRAEKTVLMMYAGLLARYDQMAVLERLRESVGRPGGIPGLWLLLAGDQQAMLEGRAVPLLSPGQRVRVPDLWLR